A region from the Sphaerodactylus townsendi isolate TG3544 linkage group LG01, MPM_Stown_v2.3, whole genome shotgun sequence genome encodes:
- the VGLL2 gene encoding transcription cofactor vestigial-like protein 2 isoform X2, translated as MSCLDVMYQVYGPAQPYFAAAYSPYHQKLAFYSKMQEAAESSSSSFASPAAAASIKEEEECSPEKERPPEAEYINARCVLFTYFQGDISAVVDEHFSRALSQPSSYSPSSSGSSSSGSAKAARSASAWRDGSFPMSQRSFPPSFWNSTYQPSSVPASLGSPLAATGHTELPFATADPYSPGSLHSHLHQGGPEPWHPAHHHHHHHHHHHPYIGTQSSSYPRPTTVHEVYSPHFDPRYGSLLVPAASVRPHRLTPASVPTSVSPQCELGKNEPATSAWTTPAPFPSPAGEVAQSLGLNVDAARRYSFCGGSLLS; from the exons ATGAGCTGTTTGGATGTTATGTACCAAGTCTACGGTCCCGCCCAGCCTTACTTCGCCGCAGCctacagcccttaccatcag AAACTCGCCTTCTACTCCAAGATGCAGGAAGCCGCCGAGAGCTCCAGCAGCTCCTTCGCCAGCCCCGCCGCCGCGGCCAgcatcaaggaggaggaggagtgcagCCCGGAGAAAGAGCGCCCCCCGGAGGCCGAGTACATCAACGCCCGCTGCGTCCTGTTCACGTACTTCCAAGGGGACATCAGCGCCGTGGTGGACGAGCACTTCAGCCGCGCCCTCAGCCAGCCCAGCAGCTACTCgcccagcagcagcggcagcagcagcagcggcagcgccAAGGCCGCCAGGAGCGCCAGCGCCTGGAGGG ATGGATCATTCCCTATGAGTCAACGTAGTTTCCCACCCTCCTTCTGGAACAGCACCTACCAGCCTTCATCAGTGCCTGCATCCCTGGGAAGCCCACTGGCAGCCACTGGACACACTGAACTGCCCTTTGCTACAGCGGACCCTTATTCACCAGGCTCATTGCACAGCCATCTCCACCAAGGTGGCCCAGAACCCTGGCACCCTGcccaccaccatcatcaccaccaccaccaccatcacccttACATTGGCACACAGAGCTCCTCCTATCCCCGCCCCACCACAGTGCACGAGGTCTACAGTCCACACTTTGACCCTCGCTATGGGTCCCTGTTGGTGCCTGCAGCTTCCGTGCGCCCTCATCGACTCACGCCTGCTTCTGTACCCACATCTGTCAGCCCCCAGTGTGAACTAGGCAAGAATGAGCCTGCCACTTCAGCGTGGACAACGCCAGCACCTTTCCCCAGCCCAGCAGGGGAGGTGGCACAGAGCCTAGGCCTCAATGTGGATGCAG CTCGCCGTTATTCCTTCTGTGGTGGATCCCTCCTGAGCTGA
- the VGLL2 gene encoding transcription cofactor vestigial-like protein 2 isoform X1: MSCLDVMYQVYGPAQPYFAAAYSPYHQKLAFYSKMQEAAESSSSSFASPAAAASIKEEEECSPEKERPPEAEYINARCVLFTYFQGDISAVVDEHFSRALSQPSSYSPSSSGSSSSGSAKAARSASAWRDGSFPMSQRSFPPSFWNSTYQPSSVPASLGSPLAATGHTELPFATADPYSPGSLHSHLHQGGPEPWHPAHHHHHHHHHHHPYIGTQSSSYPRPTTVHEVYSPHFDPRYGSLLVPAASVRPHRLTPASVPTSVSPQCELGKNEPATSAWTTPAPFPSPAGEVAQSLGLNVDAGLQPQDKSKDLYWF, encoded by the exons ATGAGCTGTTTGGATGTTATGTACCAAGTCTACGGTCCCGCCCAGCCTTACTTCGCCGCAGCctacagcccttaccatcag AAACTCGCCTTCTACTCCAAGATGCAGGAAGCCGCCGAGAGCTCCAGCAGCTCCTTCGCCAGCCCCGCCGCCGCGGCCAgcatcaaggaggaggaggagtgcagCCCGGAGAAAGAGCGCCCCCCGGAGGCCGAGTACATCAACGCCCGCTGCGTCCTGTTCACGTACTTCCAAGGGGACATCAGCGCCGTGGTGGACGAGCACTTCAGCCGCGCCCTCAGCCAGCCCAGCAGCTACTCgcccagcagcagcggcagcagcagcagcggcagcgccAAGGCCGCCAGGAGCGCCAGCGCCTGGAGGG ATGGATCATTCCCTATGAGTCAACGTAGTTTCCCACCCTCCTTCTGGAACAGCACCTACCAGCCTTCATCAGTGCCTGCATCCCTGGGAAGCCCACTGGCAGCCACTGGACACACTGAACTGCCCTTTGCTACAGCGGACCCTTATTCACCAGGCTCATTGCACAGCCATCTCCACCAAGGTGGCCCAGAACCCTGGCACCCTGcccaccaccatcatcaccaccaccaccaccatcacccttACATTGGCACACAGAGCTCCTCCTATCCCCGCCCCACCACAGTGCACGAGGTCTACAGTCCACACTTTGACCCTCGCTATGGGTCCCTGTTGGTGCCTGCAGCTTCCGTGCGCCCTCATCGACTCACGCCTGCTTCTGTACCCACATCTGTCAGCCCCCAGTGTGAACTAGGCAAGAATGAGCCTGCCACTTCAGCGTGGACAACGCCAGCACCTTTCCCCAGCCCAGCAGGGGAGGTGGCACAGAGCCTAGGCCTCAATGTGGATGCAG GTTTGCAGCCTCAGGATAAAAGCAAGGATCTCTATTGGTTTTAG
- the VGLL2 gene encoding transcription cofactor vestigial-like protein 2 isoform X3, producing MQEAAESSSSSFASPAAAASIKEEEECSPEKERPPEAEYINARCVLFTYFQGDISAVVDEHFSRALSQPSSYSPSSSGSSSSGSAKAARSASAWRDGSFPMSQRSFPPSFWNSTYQPSSVPASLGSPLAATGHTELPFATADPYSPGSLHSHLHQGGPEPWHPAHHHHHHHHHHHPYIGTQSSSYPRPTTVHEVYSPHFDPRYGSLLVPAASVRPHRLTPASVPTSVSPQCELGKNEPATSAWTTPAPFPSPAGEVAQSLGLNVDAGLQPQDKSKDLYWF from the exons ATGCAGGAAGCCGCCGAGAGCTCCAGCAGCTCCTTCGCCAGCCCCGCCGCCGCGGCCAgcatcaaggaggaggaggagtgcagCCCGGAGAAAGAGCGCCCCCCGGAGGCCGAGTACATCAACGCCCGCTGCGTCCTGTTCACGTACTTCCAAGGGGACATCAGCGCCGTGGTGGACGAGCACTTCAGCCGCGCCCTCAGCCAGCCCAGCAGCTACTCgcccagcagcagcggcagcagcagcagcggcagcgccAAGGCCGCCAGGAGCGCCAGCGCCTGGAGGG ATGGATCATTCCCTATGAGTCAACGTAGTTTCCCACCCTCCTTCTGGAACAGCACCTACCAGCCTTCATCAGTGCCTGCATCCCTGGGAAGCCCACTGGCAGCCACTGGACACACTGAACTGCCCTTTGCTACAGCGGACCCTTATTCACCAGGCTCATTGCACAGCCATCTCCACCAAGGTGGCCCAGAACCCTGGCACCCTGcccaccaccatcatcaccaccaccaccaccatcacccttACATTGGCACACAGAGCTCCTCCTATCCCCGCCCCACCACAGTGCACGAGGTCTACAGTCCACACTTTGACCCTCGCTATGGGTCCCTGTTGGTGCCTGCAGCTTCCGTGCGCCCTCATCGACTCACGCCTGCTTCTGTACCCACATCTGTCAGCCCCCAGTGTGAACTAGGCAAGAATGAGCCTGCCACTTCAGCGTGGACAACGCCAGCACCTTTCCCCAGCCCAGCAGGGGAGGTGGCACAGAGCCTAGGCCTCAATGTGGATGCAG GTTTGCAGCCTCAGGATAAAAGCAAGGATCTCTATTGGTTTTAG